The DNA region ATCATCTTTTTTTAATTTTGCTTTTAAATCTTTATATCTTGCACAATGTTCATCACTGTTACAGGATAAAAAAAGATTTTCATAATCAAATGTTAAATCAGGAAAAAAGTCTCTTTTTTTAAAATGATCAATATGAAACTCTTTTAATTTTCTCTCACAATAGGCACAAAGGGATAACTGCTCTTTATCTAATCTCTCTTTTATATCTTCTTTTATATCAATTTCAATATCTTCCCATCTTTTTGCTTTAGTATTAATTATAAATTTTTCTTTTTTAACTCTTAACATTAAGTGCCTTTGCTCTAGCTCTTAAAAATCCAAGTTCTACTTCATCATTTAAATTTTTTTCTAAATAATCAAAAAGCTCTTTAAATTCACTATTTATCTCTTTTTTTGCAATTAGTTTTTTTAATCTTAATATCTTCTCTTCAACCTCTTTATCTCTTATACCACTTCCCATAACTTCAAGCAAAACTAAATTAATATCTTTTCCAAAAGAGTCAATTTTTTTAGCAACTATTTTATCATTCTCTTTTGCAAAGATAAAAAGAGAGTCATTTGGTGTGGAGGCTATTATATGAGGTGAATGGGTTGCCAAAATAATCTGATTATTATAACTTTTTGCTAAATTTTTATATATTTTTACAATATCTTCTTGCCAACTTGGATGAAGTGAAATCTCTGGCTCATCTATTAAAATAATACTATCTTTAATATTTGCTACAAAAAAATAGAAAACCTTTTTTAAAAGCTCTTTCTCTCCTGTTGAAAGATTATCTATTGCTACCTCTTCATTAAATCTATTTAAAAAATAGATATTTTCATTTTCATCAAGCCCTTTAAAATCTAAACTAAATTCAATACTATCGAAAACATTATTTAAGAATTTATTAAATTCTTTATATGCCTCTTTGGGAGGAATCTCCTCTTTAAAAATTTTTGATTTTATATATTTTACTATCTCTTGTTTTAAATCAATTATGTTAAACTCTTCTGCTTTTTGATAGAATATTTTTTCATTTGCTATATTATTTTTATCAAACTCTATTTTAAATTTTTTATTAAACTCTCTTTTTTTACTATCTCCATATTGATATATTATCTCTAAAAGTGTAGTTTTACCACTTCCATTAACCCCAGCTAAAACAATTAAATCTAAAATATTTCCATCTTTATCCAAAAAATCGATCTCAAAATCTTTTAAAATTTTATAGTTTTTAATCTCTATACTTTTTATTTTCATCCTATTTTCCCGATTTTCTTCTATTGCACTCTTTACACAACATATGATGATTGTTCTCTATTCTCTTTACTTTTGTCAACTATTTAGAGTTTTGTCAAATTAGACTCTCTCTACTTTTACCTTAACTTCCTGATAACAGGCACTTTTTCCCATAAGACTCATAATATGAGGAGTTAAACGGTTAACACTAGGTGTTCCTGCATAGATCAGCACTGAATCTGCTCTTACATCATCACATACTTTGACAGGTAGCTCTATCTCACCATGTTCTGAACTTACTTTGACTACTTCACCATCTTTAAATCCTAGTTCAGAATTGATAAAAATATGAGTTTCACGTCTGAACTGACTATTTAAAGAGTGTGGACTTTTAGGTGTTAAAAGCCAAAGCCCTTCCTCTTCATCATCAAAATCATCTTCATACTCTTCAAGAAACTCAAAATTTCCACTATCAGTCTGAAACTCATCTTCATAAGGATACTTCTCATAGGCTGGTGATTTTAAAAGGTCTCCATCTTCAATGCACTGTTTAAGCATATAATCTATATACCATTTTTCATCTTCCAGCCCTTTACAACCAAGTGCATCAAAAAGATATTTCGTTAACTCATACTCACTGATTCCAAACTCAGCCTCTTTGATTTTTGGCATTGGTTGAACATATGGATGACCGTAACTTAACCTTAAATCCTCTTTTTCTAAAAAGTCACAAGCTGGTATAACAATTCGTGCTTTTTTGGTTGTTTCATTTTCATAAAGACCAAAGTAGATGAGATTTTCAACTCTGCTTATCTCCTCTTCTACTTTGTTAAGTCCAGGCATTTGAGCCAATGGATTTGCTCCTTGAACCAAAACAGTTTTAAATCTTCCAAAAGGAGCAATAGGTTTAGCAACTCTTTTAGGTGAATAGTTAATAGGATTTTTAAAACCTGCCATTGAATCACCAAGAAAACTTACGCCACATCCAGGCTTTCCAAAAGCTCCAATAACAGCAGCCAAACCATCAATAGCTTGAAGAACCTGATCACCAATACTATATTTTTGTACACCTGCTCCTACAAGAAAGACACACTTTTTATTTTGCATTTGATAAAGCAAATCGCCCAAATCATCAAGTGATATGTCACATTTTTCCAAAGATGTACGAACACGGAAGGTACGTAAAAAGTCATAATACCACTCTGCATCTTCACAACGCTCTTTTAAAAACTCCTTATCCTCCATATCTTCCATAAACATAAAACGTGAAAGAAGAACTGCAAGATAAAAATCACTTCTTGGACGAATTTGAAGAAAAAGATCTGCCTCTCTTGCTATCTTTGTTTTAACAGGATCTATAACAATTAAAGTCTTATCCTTAATCAGATTCATCATATGAGGATCTGTAACAGATATATTTCGACCCCATACAATAACAGCTTCTGCTTCTTTTATAGCTTCAGGAGGAAGAACAAGTGATACACCTCTTCCAGCCTCTATGCCTGCTTGCCCTGCTCCATCACAAAGTGATCCTTCAGTAGTCCACCCTCCGTATGCTGCCACAAAGTGTTCAGTAATATTTTGCATAAAACTTACATTACCACTGCCTCTGTATAGAAGAAAATCTTCTCCTGCATCTTTTATGGCGTGAGCAGCTGCTTCAAGAGCTTCTTGCATAGAAACTTCTTTTCCATCAACCCTTGGAACTTTTATTCTCTCTACCTCTTTGATATGACGATAAAGATGAGAACATAAAGCACCTTGAGTAAATGGATGCCCCTCTTTTCCTGTCATTTTCAAACTTTCACGATCAACCACTACTGCACAAGCGTCATAACAATCAAGTGGACATGCTGTTGTTTTCATTTTATCTCTACCTTTAGAAGTTTTGAAAAAAGATTATCTGGATTATCTATGATTATCTCTGCCCTATATGCAGAGATATGAGTCTCATCTGCTACACGAATAAGCTTATTGACTTTATAGTCTGTTTGTTTATTATTAATATAAACTTTTCTTTTAGATAAATCTTTAGCCTCATCTGAATCAATGTATAAAGTCAATCTTCCTTTTGAAAGATCCATTGCTTTTAGAAGTATGCTACCTGGATTTACATAATCACCTTTCTTGACTTCTACTTTATAGATGTATAGATTTTTAGCCTTTATCGCTTTTTTTTCTATAATATCTTTTAATCTTACTAATTGATACTCTGTATCTGTAATCTGCTTATTTAAATTTGCAATATTTTGTTTAAAGTTTAATACTTGATTTTTTGATGCAATCATCGTAGTATATATACGATCTTTTTCTGTTTTGGACTTTGTTTTAAGATCTTTTATTCTATTGTAATAATCAAAGTCTCTTTTAAAAACTGCTTCACTGTTTTTTAGCATCTCTTTAGTCAGTTCTAGTGACTCTTTCAAAACTGTTAGTGTTCGTTGTAGTGCTTTATACTGAGCCTTATCTACCTTATCATCAATCTGTACAATTAAATTTTCACTGCCAAGTTTTCCCTCTTGACTCTCATCTGCTTTAACTACTTGACCTGAAACTGCAGATTTTATAATATACGTTTCAAATGGTTCAAGTTTTGCATAGTGAACCTGTGCAACTAAAAGCATCGGTAAAAAAAGAAAAAGTATATTTCTCATTATCACCCATTTTTTTGTTTGATTTTACAATGAATCACTTAAGAGTGCGCTTTGGAAGGAAGATAAATCTAATTTTCAAATTAGTTTAAGTTTATAAAGTGTCTTTCTGCAATAGTTAGATATATTTTAGAAACAAAGGAGTAGATCATGAAACGAACAGTATGGTTAGTTACATTTTTACTTACATTTTTCATACAAACAGCATATGCAGAGTCAAAAGAGGTTCTAAATATAAAAATTTATGAAACAATTAAAATGTTTGACAAAGAGGTCAAAGGTGGTACAGAATTTCTAAATAGAGCTAAAGGATACCTTGTATTTCCAAGTGTCTATAAAGCTGGTTTTGGAATAGGAGGAGAATATGGAGAGGGTGGGCTTATTGTCAATAATAAAATTATAGATTACTACAGAACAGTTACAGCCTCTATAGGTTTTCAGATAGGTGCTCAAAAAAAATCTATAATAATAGTTTTTCTAACACAAAGAGCACTAGATGAATTCCGAAACAGTGATGGTTGGAAAGTTGGAGTAGATGGCTCTGTAGCAATTGTAAAATGGGGAGTTGGAGAAGAGATAAACTCAATTGAATTCAATAAACCAATAATAGGTTTTATATTTGGTAATAAAGGCTTAATGTACAATTTGACACTAGAAGGTTCAAAAATTACAAAGATAAAAAAATAAAATTATCTTTGAAAACTGGTTTCACACTTAGTGCAAAACCAGTTTGGTGCATCTATGCTTCTGCTATAACCACCAATTTTTAGTTCACCTTTTTTCTCTTTAGCAAGAAGCTCTTCAGTAATTTCAAGATTGTAACAGATAGGAATTATATATTTGTTGGTTCTGCATAATTTACATCTAGGACGGAAAGGAGTACGTCTTGTATCTTTCCTTGAAGGAATGTCGTATAAATCTTTCATCACATTCACAAATTTTATTAAAATTTATTAGGTACGGCTGTAAGCCGGGTTATGTCTTGGATGCTTATTTATCTACTCTTCATGTTACCATGAAGCTCTAGCGAAGAGCGAAAATGTGAAGCTTATACCATGCTCTTCTTGCTGCGGGTTGGGTTTACATAGCCGCCAAGATTGCTCAAGGCGCTGGTGGGCTCTTACCCCACCGTTTCACCCTTACCTCTTACGAGGCGGTTTGCTTTCTGTTGCACTATCCCTCACCTTACGGTGGCCGTCCGTTAGACGGAACCCTGCTTCACTGCAGCCCGGACTTTCCTCTTAGCTAAACCAAGCAAGCATCCGCCGTACCTTATGTTCGAATTTTATCAAATAATATTAAAAAAGGAAAGGTATTGGATCAAATTATAGATCCAATACCTAAAGTAGAATATATGAAGAAAATTACAATCCTAGTTTCTCTTTTTGTTCAAGTGCATATTTTTTACCAAGCTCATATGCCTTTAGGTTAGCTTCATGAACTTTTTTTGGAACTTTACTAAGCATTGTCTCAATTAGAGTCTCTTCAGGAATTGCATCCATAAACGTGTTGGCAATAGCTAATGCAACAACACTTTGGGTAATAACATTTCCAACCTCTTCTTTTGCAATTGTAATAATAGGAATTTCAACTATCTTCCATTTTTTACGATCTTCTTCAGTTGGGTAAACAAGGTTTGGATCAATAACAATGATTCCACCTTCAGAAACACCATCTTTAAATAGCTGATAACTTTTATCAGCAACTGATAGCATGAAGTCGATTTGTCCATCAATAGCATAAGGATAGAAAATCTCTTTGTCATCAAGCTGGATATCAACAACAGTTGGTCCACCACGTACTTGAGAGGTATATGTTGCTGTTTTGACACCATAACCACCCATTTTGATTTTGGCCGCTGCAAAAATCTCACCGGCAAGAAGGACTCCTTGTCCTCCAACACCGGTAAAGCGCATTACTATTCTGCTCATGAACAACCCCTTAAATTACTTTCTTGAAATCGGCCTGCGTAAATTTATCACGCTTACCTTGATAAACCTCTTTAAGCTTACCGTACATCTCACAATACTCTTCTGCATCTGTATCTTGCTTCAAGATACCAGTTGGAAGAATATTAACTTTCTCTTCTTCTGGAAGAGCATCGTATTTCTTCTTAGGCAATGTAATGCTATCGATCCAATCAAGGTTTTCCATAGCAGATGCCATTTTATTTTTTCTACCTAGGTTAATATGGCAGTTAGAAAGAAGTTCTACGTAAGCAAAACCCTTATGTTGCAATGCTGCTGCGATAACTTTTTCCATCTTTTTAGGCTCAGAAACTTTCTCACGTGCAACAAAAGAGGCACCAGCTGCTTCAGCAAGTTTACATCCATCGAATGTTGGATCGATGTTACCTTGTTTCATAGTAACAGACCAAGCACCACGAGGAGTTGTTGGTGAAGTTTGAGAATTAGTCAAACCATAAATAAAGTTATTGATAACAATCATAGTAATATCAATATTTCGTCTACAACCGTGGATTGTATGATTACCACCAATTGCCAAAGCATCACCGTCACCAGCAACACAGATAACATGCTTATCTGGATTTGCCAATTTAATACCTGTTGCATATGCAACTGTACGTCCATGTGTAGTATGGACTGTATTGAAGTCAACATATGAACTAAATCGTCCAGAACATCCAATACCTGAAACTACACATACATCATCTTTACTAATTCCAAGTTTGTCGATGGCTCTAATAAAAGATTTTAAAATAACACCATCTCCACACCCCCAACACCAAAGTGTTGGCATCTTTTCTAATCTTAAATAGTTATCATAATTAAATGCCATATTAAAGCTCCTTTACTTTATCAATGATATCTTGAGGTGAGAACGGTCGACCGTTAACCTTAATAAGTTTAGCTATATCTTTTCGACCAGTCGCACGTTGAATCTCTTCAAGGTACTGTCCCATATTTAATTCAACACTCAAGATTTTATCAAATTTTTGTCCAAGTTCATACAATCGTTTTTCTGGACTTGGCCAAAGTGTAATTGGTCTAAACAATCCTACTTTAATTCCCTCATCACGTAAACGATTGATAGCTTCTTTAGCTGCAAGTGAAACAGAACCGTATGCAACAATTAGAATATCTGCATCATCAATCATATACTCTTCATTGTATTCAAGCTCATCAACATGCTCATCTACTTTTCTAAATAGTCTATCAATTAGTTTACGACAAGTCTCAATCTCTTCAGTTGGAAATCCCATTGCATCATGATGCAATCCAGTAAAGTGGTAGCGGTATCCTTTAAACATTGGATTCAATACTGCTGGCTCATCTTGCGCAACACCATACGGTTTATACTCTTCAGCAGGACCATCAAATGTTTTTCGAGTTTTAATATTTGCTTTAACTTCTTCAAGATCTGGTAGAACAGCTTTTCCATGCATGTGCCCAATTGTCTCATCAAGAAGAACAATTACAGGTTGCATAAATCTATCAGCAATATTGAATGCTCGTACTACTTCTGTATAGCACTCTTCAAGGTTACCAGCACATAGAGTAATAGATTTATAGTCACCATGTGAAGGGTTTTTTGCCTGAGAAACATCACCCTGTGAAACACGAGTTGGAAGACCGGTAGATGGACCACCACGCATAACGTCAACAACAACCAAAGGAACTTCTGCCATTTGAGCCAAACCAAGGTTTTCAGCTTTAAGAGAGATTCCAGGACCTGAAGTAGCTGTCATTGATCGAACACCACTCATAGCAGCACCAATAGCAGCACAAATACCACCAATCTCATCTTCCATCTGAATACAAGCACCACCAACCTTTGGCAAAAGGTCAGAAATTGTGTGCATTACTTCACTTGATGGTGTAATTGGATATCCACCAAAAAACATACATCCTGCATCAACAGCAGCAATTGCTGCCAAATCATTACCACTAGAAATTATTTCTCTTGCCATACTTACTCCTTATGCGCTAAGCGTCATATATTTATTATTTTTGATCGCTTCTGCCCGCTCTTTTGCAGCATCAGTCAATTTAGCAAATTTATACTCTTTTCTGTCAGCTACAAAAATTGCAAAATCTGGACAAGCTAATTCACAATCATTACATCCAATGCAAAGTTCTGGTGCTTCGACAGTAATCATAGCTCCAAGTACTGAATGTGGCTCATATCGCATTGCTAAAACGCCAGCAGGGCAAGCATCTACGCAAATATCACATGCTTTACAACGACTTTCGTCAGTCCAGACCGGAGTATTTTCCGGTGCTTTCATAATACTCATCACTTCTCCTTAGTTGGATTTAATTTACCTATTGCGCATGAGACAAAGCTTTTTCCCTTCATCACTGCACTTTCTACATTCGATATTTCATCGTCGATAAGAGGATAACCCAGCTTTCTTAATGTTGTAATAAAAATCTCTTCATCTGAAAGGTTATTCAGTTCAACTGTTACCTTTCGTGGCACTACTTCTAAATCGACTTCCACACTGTTACCAAAATGCTCAGAGAGAGCCTTTTTAATTGTGTTGGCACACCCTTCGCATCTTATATTGGCAACTTCATAAGTTTTTTTCATAACTTATTTACCCATAACCTCTTTAACAGCTTTTCCAATATCTGCAGGAGAAACAACAACTTTTACACCTGCAGCTTCAAGTGCAGCCATCTTTTCTGCAGCTGTTCCGCTACCACCTGAAATAATTGCACCAGCATGTCCCATTCTCTTACCTTTTGGAGCTGTTTGACCTGCAATAAATGCAACTACTGGCTTAGTAATATTCTCTTTAATGAATTCAGCAGCCTGAATTTCAAGGTCTCCACCAATTTCACCAATCATAACGATTGCTTCAGTTTCAGGGTCAGCTTCAAACATTGGAAGAAGTTGTTTGTAAGATAGTCCAATAATAGGGTCTCCACCAATTCCTACAGCAGTTGTAATACCAAGACCCTCTTTAACAACCTGATTTGATGCTTCATATGTCAATGTACCAGATTTAGAAATAAGACCGACTGGACCTTTTTTAAAGATAAATCCAGGCATAATACCAATTTTACACTCTTCTGCAGTAATGATTCCCGGACAGTTTGGTCCAATGGTACTCATACCTTTTTTTGTTGCATATGCTTTTGCATACATCATATCTTTAACAGGAGCACCTTCAGTAATAATTACAGCAAGCTCAATACCTGCATCAGCAGCTTCCATAACAGCGTCAGAAACAAATGCTGGTGGAACAAAAATCATAGATACAGTTGCACCTGTTGCATCAACAGCCTCTTTAACTGTATTAAATACAGGCTGACCTAAATGCTCTTGACCACCTTTACCTGGAGTTACACCACCAACAATTTTTGTACCGTACTCCATACACTGAGAAGCATGAAATGTACCCTCTTTACCGGTAAATCCCTGGACGATTACTTTTGTATCTTTGTTTACCAAAATACTCATTGTTTATCTCCTTTTACTTCGCAGCTTCAACAGCTTTTTTAGCACCGTCAGCAAGATCTTCTGCTGCAATGATATTTTTAATACCTGCACTCTTTAGAATTTCAGCCGCTTCTTCAGCATTTGTTCCATCAAGACGAACAATTACAGGAACATTGACATCAGTCAATTTAGTTGCTTCAAGAATACCATTAGCAACTCTGTCACAACGTACAATTCCACCAAAAATATTTACAAATATAGCTTTTACATTTGGATCTTTTAGAATAATTTCAAAGCCTTTTGCAACTGTTTCAGGATTAGCTCCACCACCCACGTCAAGGAAGTTTGCAGGTTCACCACCTTCATGCTTGATGATATCCATAGTTGCCATAGCAAGACCAGCACCGTTAACCATACAACCAACATTACCATCAAGTTTAATATAGCTTAAACCATGCTGTTTAGCCTCTACTTCTGTTGGCTCTTCTTCACTAAGATCTCGCATCTCAACAATATCAGGATGACGACCAAGTGCATTGTCATCAAATCCCATCTTAGCATCAAGTGCAAGGAATTTTCCATCACCTGTTTTGATAAGAGGGTTAATCTCAATCATTTCGGCATCTTTATCCATATAAACTTTATAAAGAGCCTGTGCAAACTTAATGAATGGTCCAATCTCCTCTTTTGCAAGTCCAAGACCAAATGCAAGTTTACGTCCGTGGAATCCTTGGAATCCAATTGCAGGGTCAATTTGAACTTTTACAATTTTTTCAGGAGTTTTTGCTGCTACTTCTTCAATCTCCATACCGCCTTCTGTAGAAGCCATCATAACAGGCATTTCAGATGCACGGTCAAGAACCATACCAAGATAAAACTCTGCTTTAATATCAGCACCCTCTTCTATGTAAACTTTTTGAACAAGTTTACCTTCTGGACCTGTTTGATGAGTAACAAGAGTCATACCAAGAATTTCATTAGCCCAGTGACGAACTTCATCTAAAGATTTTGCAAGTTTAACACCGCCGCCTAAGCCTCGTCCACCTGCGTGGATTTGTGCTTTAACAACCCAAAGATCTCCTCCAAGATTTTTTGCAGCTTCAACTGCTTCATCAACACTAAATGCTACTTGTCCACGAGGAACAGGAACACCGTACTGACGAAATATCTCTTTTGCTTGATATTCATGAATATTCATCTTTCATCCCTTTCTATAAGATTAGTCTTTTACTTCATACTTTTTACGACCCTCTTCATAAAGGTCATTACCATAAGCATCATTGATTACTGTAACAGGAAAATTTTCAACCTTAAGCATTCTAACTGCTTCTGGTCCAAGCTCTTCATAAGCAATTACTTTGGCTTCTTTAATCAATTTACCAAGCAGTGCACCTGCACCACCTGTTGCACCAAAGTAGACTGCTTTATGCTCTTTACAAGCATCTTTTACATCCTGATTTCTCTTACCTTTACCTATCATGCCTTTTAAGCCATGCTTGATAAGTGTAGGTGAGTAACTATCCATTCGATAACTTGTTGTTGGTCCTGCACTCCCTATAGGATCACCTGGCTTTGGAGGAGTTGGACCAACAAAATATATAACAGCTCCATCTAAAGGAAAAGGTAACTCTTGTTTGTTTTCAATTAAATCAACCAAACGTTTATGTGCTGCATCTCTAGCTGTAAAGATTGTTCCTGAAAGATATACTATATCTCCAGCTTTAAGATTTAAAATATCTTCATCTGTAAGTGGTGTTGTTAAATAGTGTACTTGACTCATAGAGATTCCTTAAAGTGTTATATGACTATGTCTGCTACTGTGGCACTGTACATTGACGCTAACAGGCAAGCTAGCAATATGACAAGGATTTTTCTCTACATGAACAGCAAGTACTGTTTGTGTTCCACCCATACCCATAGCACCAATTCCAAGTTTGTTGAGTTCATGAAGTAACTCTTTTTCAAACTCAGCTACTTCTGGATCTGAATGTGGCTTGCCTGCTTCTCTAAAGAGTGCATATTTACTTGAAATAGCAGCCTTTTCAAATGTTCCACCAATGCCTACACCAACAATAATTGGAGGACAAGGGTTTGGTCCTGCTTCAGATATAACACTTTTAACAAACTCTATGACACCCTCTTTACCTTGTGCTGGTGCCAATACACGAGCTCGGCTGACATTTTCACTTCCACCGCCTTTTGCTGCATACTCAATCTCAATCTTGTCACCCTCTACAAGATCGATATGTATAATTGCTGGCAGGTTGTAGCCTATCTTCTCTTTTAAATTTTCTCTTGTAAAACAGTCACATGTAGATGCACGAAGATACCCTTCAATATAACCCTTTTCTGTACCTTCGTTAATAGCATCTTTAAGCAGTCCGCCAGTTATCTTTACATCCTGTCCTACTTTAACAAAGTATACTGCCAAACCAGTATCTTGACAAAGCGGTCGTTTCTCACTGCGTGCTATATCTGCATTTTCAAGAAGTTGTTCCAAAACTTTTTTTGCAACTGGACTTGCCTCTTTTTCATGAGCTTCTTTTAATTTATTAAGAGCATCTTCAGGAAGATTTGTTGCTGTATGAATCACAAGATTCTTTACAGCATTTACAATATCTTCATACGCAATTTCTCTCATTTACAATCCTCAAAAAAATTATTTTCATTAAGTGTATCTATGAGTTTTCGTACAGATTCTACAGATTTTTTAAACATTTTACGTTCACATGCATTAAGTGAAACATTAATGATGTCTTCAGCTCCATTTGCTCCAATACTTACAGGAACACCGCTTACAACATCACTGTAACCATACTCACCATCCAAATATACAGCACAAGGATAGATTTGCTTAGTATCTTTCAAGATAGCCTCTACCATTATAGTTGTAGATTTTGCAGGAGCATAATATGCGGAACCTGTCTTAAGATAACTTACAATCTCTGCACCACCATGTTTTGTTCTTTCAACTATTTCATCTATCTCTTCATCTGTAAGCAAGTCATTTAATGGTACACCTGCAACAGTAGAGTATCTTGGAAGAGGAACCATGTCATCTCCATGTCCACCCATAACAGATGCACGAATCTGACCAGTACCGTAACCAAG from Hydrogenimonas thermophila includes:
- a CDS encoding 2-oxoacid:acceptor oxidoreductase family protein, producing the protein MSRIVMRFTGVGGQGVLLAGEIFAAAKIKMGGYGVKTATYTSQVRGGPTVVDIQLDDKEIFYPYAIDGQIDFMLSVADKSYQLFKDGVSEGGIIVIDPNLVYPTEEDRKKWKIVEIPIITIAKEEVGNVITQSVVALAIANTFMDAIPEETLIETMLSKVPKKVHEANLKAYELGKKYALEQKEKLGL
- the sucD gene encoding succinate--CoA ligase subunit alpha, with protein sequence MSILVNKDTKVIVQGFTGKEGTFHASQCMEYGTKIVGGVTPGKGGQEHLGQPVFNTVKEAVDATGATVSMIFVPPAFVSDAVMEAADAGIELAVIITEGAPVKDMMYAKAYATKKGMSTIGPNCPGIITAEECKIGIMPGFIFKKGPVGLISKSGTLTYEASNQVVKEGLGITTAVGIGGDPIIGLSYKQLLPMFEADPETEAIVMIGEIGGDLEIQAAEFIKENITKPVVAFIAGQTAPKGKRMGHAGAIISGGSGTAAEKMAALEAAGVKVVVSPADIGKAVKEVMGK
- a CDS encoding AAA family ATPase, translating into MKIKSIEIKNYKILKDFEIDFLDKDGNILDLIVLAGVNGSGKTTLLEIIYQYGDSKKREFNKKFKIEFDKNNIANEKIFYQKAEEFNIIDLKQEIVKYIKSKIFKEEIPPKEAYKEFNKFLNNVFDSIEFSLDFKGLDENENIYFLNRFNEEVAIDNLSTGEKELLKKVFYFFVANIKDSIILIDEPEISLHPSWQEDIVKIYKNLAKSYNNQIILATHSPHIIASTPNDSLFIFAKENDKIVAKKIDSFGKDINLVLLEVMGSGIRDKEVEEKILRLKKLIAKKEINSEFKELFDYLEKNLNDEVELGFLRARAKALNVKS
- a CDS encoding heavy-metal-associated domain-containing protein yields the protein MKKTYEVANIRCEGCANTIKKALSEHFGNSVEVDLEVVPRKVTVELNNLSDEEIFITTLRKLGYPLIDDEISNVESAVMKGKSFVSCAIGKLNPTKEK
- a CDS encoding 4Fe-4S dicluster domain-containing protein — translated: MSIMKAPENTPVWTDESRCKACDICVDACPAGVLAMRYEPHSVLGAMITVEAPELCIGCNDCELACPDFAIFVADRKEYKFAKLTDAAKERAEAIKNNKYMTLSA
- a CDS encoding 2-oxoglutarate ferredoxin oxidoreductase subunit beta, with the translated sequence MAFNYDNYLRLEKMPTLWCWGCGDGVILKSFIRAIDKLGISKDDVCVVSGIGCSGRFSSYVDFNTVHTTHGRTVAYATGIKLANPDKHVICVAGDGDALAIGGNHTIHGCRRNIDITMIVINNFIYGLTNSQTSPTTPRGAWSVTMKQGNIDPTFDGCKLAEAAGASFVAREKVSEPKKMEKVIAAALQHKGFAYVELLSNCHINLGRKNKMASAMENLDWIDSITLPKKKYDALPEEEKVNILPTGILKQDTDAEEYCEMYGKLKEVYQGKRDKFTQADFKKVI
- a CDS encoding 2-oxoglutarate synthase subunit alpha, which produces MAREIISSGNDLAAIAAVDAGCMFFGGYPITPSSEVMHTISDLLPKVGGACIQMEDEIGGICAAIGAAMSGVRSMTATSGPGISLKAENLGLAQMAEVPLVVVDVMRGGPSTGLPTRVSQGDVSQAKNPSHGDYKSITLCAGNLEECYTEVVRAFNIADRFMQPVIVLLDETIGHMHGKAVLPDLEEVKANIKTRKTFDGPAEEYKPYGVAQDEPAVLNPMFKGYRYHFTGLHHDAMGFPTEEIETCRKLIDRLFRKVDEHVDELEYNEEYMIDDADILIVAYGSVSLAAKEAINRLRDEGIKVGLFRPITLWPSPEKRLYELGQKFDKILSVELNMGQYLEEIQRATGRKDIAKLIKVNGRPFSPQDIIDKVKEL
- a CDS encoding YSC84-related protein produces the protein MKRTVWLVTFLLTFFIQTAYAESKEVLNIKIYETIKMFDKEVKGGTEFLNRAKGYLVFPSVYKAGFGIGGEYGEGGLIVNNKIIDYYRTVTASIGFQIGAQKKSIIIVFLTQRALDEFRNSDGWKVGVDGSVAIVKWGVGEEINSIEFNKPIIGFIFGNKGLMYNLTLEGSKITKIKK
- a CDS encoding molybdopterin-containing oxidoreductase family protein → MKTTACPLDCYDACAVVVDRESLKMTGKEGHPFTQGALCSHLYRHIKEVERIKVPRVDGKEVSMQEALEAAAHAIKDAGEDFLLYRGSGNVSFMQNITEHFVAAYGGWTTEGSLCDGAGQAGIEAGRGVSLVLPPEAIKEAEAVIVWGRNISVTDPHMMNLIKDKTLIVIDPVKTKIAREADLFLQIRPRSDFYLAVLLSRFMFMEDMEDKEFLKERCEDAEWYYDFLRTFRVRTSLEKCDISLDDLGDLLYQMQNKKCVFLVGAGVQKYSIGDQVLQAIDGLAAVIGAFGKPGCGVSFLGDSMAGFKNPINYSPKRVAKPIAPFGRFKTVLVQGANPLAQMPGLNKVEEEISRVENLIYFGLYENETTKKARIVIPACDFLEKEDLRLSYGHPYVQPMPKIKEAEFGISEYELTKYLFDALGCKGLEDEKWYIDYMLKQCIEDGDLLKSPAYEKYPYEDEFQTDSGNFEFLEEYEDDFDDEEEGLWLLTPKSPHSLNSQFRRETHIFINSELGFKDGEVVKVSSEHGEIELPVKVCDDVRADSVLIYAGTPSVNRLTPHIMSLMGKSACYQEVKVKVERV
- a CDS encoding retron system putative HNH endonuclease, which gives rise to MLRVKKEKFIINTKAKRWEDIEIDIKEDIKERLDKEQLSLCAYCERKLKEFHIDHFKKRDFFPDLTFDYENLFLSCNSDEHCARYKDLKAKLKKDDFKRLISPVEIDLEKVVYEDGVLASLDDNIDYTIESLNLNHSKLVELRKRIYQDFKRYVEVYKNYDERELSKMFCGFLDYFRYLKKEYA